The following are from one region of the Schistocerca cancellata isolate TAMUIC-IGC-003103 chromosome 11, iqSchCanc2.1, whole genome shotgun sequence genome:
- the LOC126108749 gene encoding uncharacterized protein LOC126108749, producing the protein MHVCWWRLIVAMVALPLVAGVVIILMCFVCCPLLWKEIPNTEQSDYYRTPLYVVGVLALWVLFAIGIFFLWWRRKPKVIVDDSTEVIVDEPIKVIFDEPTKLIVDEPTKLIVNEPTKLIVDEPSKVIVDETTVLPAAEA; encoded by the coding sequence ATGCACGTGTGCTGGTGGCGGCTGATCGTGGCGATGGTGGCGCTGCCGTTGGTGGCGGGCGTGGTCATCATCCTCATGTGCTTCGTCTGCTGCCCGCTGCTGTGGAAGGAGATACCCAATACAGAGCAGAGCGACTACTACCGCACGCCGCTCTACGTGGTGGGAGTGCTGGCGCTCTGGGTGCTCTTCGCCATCGGCATCTTCTTCCTCTGGTGGCGCCGCAAGCCGAAAGTAATCGTCGACGATTCCACTGAAGTGATCGTCGACGAGCCCATCAAAGTGATCTTCGACGAGCCCACAAAACTGATCGTCGACGAGcccaccaaactgatcgtcaacgaGCCCACCAAACTGATCGTCGACGAGCCCAGCAAGGTGATCGTCGACGAGACCACCGTGCTCCCTGCCGCCGAGGCGTGA